The DNA window ACTCCTACTTCAATATCTGTATTGACATTTGGAGAGAATTTAGCTCTGAACTGTGTTCCATAAGTTCTTACAAACAAATCATTTCTGGCATGATCAATCTGACTGCCTACATCATAAGACGCCACAGGATCTTTGGTAACAGGATCAAAAGTCTGTAACTGATAAACAGATTGGATAGAATAATATTCTCTCTCTCTGTTTTGATAGGCAAATGCATCCAATGTAAGCTTCCATTTCTCGGCTGGCTTATAATTCATCGAAAACGTTCCCATCATATTCTTGTACTGATCGTTTTCTTTTCCTAAGTAACCAATATCGACTGTAATCGGCTGCTGAAGACTTCCAAAAGTGACACTTTTTTGCTTGGGAATCATCTCATAATCATTCTTGGAATAATATCCGATGAAAGACATCGAGAATTTATCACTGACGTGATAATTAAGATAAGACTGGAAATCCCAATAAGTAGGATTAAAGTCCGTATCTTCTTTTAATGTATTAAGAACCAGATTGGTATTTCTATATCTTCCGGAAAATAAAGCGGTAAATTTTTTATTTTTTGAGGCTAAACCTGTGGTCAATCTCCCTCCAATTAAGCTAGCTTCCCCTGAAAGTTCAAATTTCTCAGGTTCACGGTAATAGATATTTAGAGCAGAAGACATTTTATCACCATATTTGGCTTCAAATCCTCCTGCAGAGAAATTCACACTCGAAACCATATCCGGGTTAATGATACTCATCCCCTCCTGCTGTGAGTTTCTGATCAGGAAAGGTCTGTAGATTTCAATATCATTAATATAGATAAGGTTTTCGTCATAGTTACCGCCACGTACCATATATTGGGAAGACAGCTCAGTATTGGAGTTTACGGAAGGTAAGGTTTTAATTAACCCTTCAATTCCTCCACTGATGGAAGCCACTGCTTTGGCATCTTTCGCTGAAATTTTTATATTGGTAAGGTCGTTGGTTCTTCCTGTCGTTTTTTTCTGGAATACAACTTCCTCTATATCGGTTACTCTAGTTGTTGCCGTATCTTTTTTTCTCTGTTGAGAAAAGATCAGTACAGGCACTATAAGGCTAAGCGGTAAAACTAGTTTTTTCAAAAGAAATGTTTTAGAATTTCTAAAATTAATGTTTTTTTAACAATTACAAAATCGATTCTCTAATTCTTGTTAATTTTTGTAGTAAATCTTCTAATAAATCCAGTCTTAACATGTTTGCTCCATCAGATAAAGCTGTTTCAGGCGTCGGATGTGTTTCAATGAAAATTCCATCAGCTCCTACTGCAATTCCAGCTTTAGCAACAGTTTCAATAAGATCCGGTCTTCCGCCTGTAACTCCTGAACTTTGGTTAGGCTGTTGCAAAGAATGCGTAACATCCAGAATTACAGGAGCATACTCTCTCATTGTTGGAATACCTCTGTAATCTACGATCAGATCTGTATATCCGAAAGAATTTCCTCTTTCAATAATTGCTACCTTCTGATTATTGGAATCCGTTATTTTCTGAACAGCAAACTTCATCGACTCCGGTGAAAGGAACTGTCCTTTTTTCAAGGTAACACATTTTCCGGTTTCTGCTGCTGCCACCAATAAATCTGTCTGGCGAACAAGAAATGCAGGAATCTGTAAAACATCAACGTATTGTGCAGCCAATGCAGCATGCTCATTTTCGTGGATATCCGTCGTTGTAGGAATATTAAAGGTCTCTCCTACTTTTTTAAGGATTTCAAGAGATTTCTCTTCACCAATTGTCGTGAAAGAATCTACACGGCTTCTGTTAGCCTTTTTAAAACTTCCTTTAAAAATATATGGAATATTGTACTTATCTGTGATGTTGATTACTTTCTCAGCTATTCTTAAAGCCATGTCTTCCCCTTCAATAATACAAGGTCCGGCGATAAGGAAAAAGTTTTTTGAATCTTTGTGTTGAATATTATCTAAATACTGAATCATTTTGTTGTAATTAAAAAGTTCAGTAAAAATACTGAGAAAGTTTCAGACTTGGAAATTATTTGGGTCCGGAGTTATGCTATATGTATTATTTGGAAAGAATCCTGATGGAAACCATGTCAATCCAGTCAGGTAATTCAATGGGAACGGGCTTTAGCCCGTTTATCAAAAGATAAAAAATCCATTGGCTTTAACCAAAACTTTTAGATTCCTACGGAATGACAAAATAGGTTAGCTTCACAAAATTATATGACACCTACAAACATTGTCATTCTGGAGGAATCCAGACTGCAGAATTTATAAATTCGTTGCAACAAAAGAAAAAATATTTTATTCCATCTTTTTCA is part of the Chryseobacterium lactis genome and encodes:
- the kdsA gene encoding 3-deoxy-8-phosphooctulonate synthase, with the protein product MIQYLDNIQHKDSKNFFLIAGPCIIEGEDMALRIAEKVINITDKYNIPYIFKGSFKKANRSRVDSFTTIGEEKSLEILKKVGETFNIPTTTDIHENEHAALAAQYVDVLQIPAFLVRQTDLLVAAAETGKCVTLKKGQFLSPESMKFAVQKITDSNNQKVAIIERGNSFGYTDLIVDYRGIPTMREYAPVILDVTHSLQQPNQSSGVTGGRPDLIETVAKAGIAVGADGIFIETHPTPETALSDGANMLRLDLLEDLLQKLTRIRESIL